The following coding sequences are from one Triticum aestivum cultivar Chinese Spring chromosome 5A, IWGSC CS RefSeq v2.1, whole genome shotgun sequence window:
- the LOC123107215 gene encoding BURP domain-containing protein 15 encodes MARLLVLAVTATVLMARSGQPASAAWTLPAEAFWRATLPDAPMPDAILELQPQFDHHTSTEQGAYMNAETGTPEGAVAEDSVEDNDPPRPMNFNYGYNNALPRSEATSAPSPNVLLNRAAVVRNVATPSSAVFFLEDASKLHETTTLKASFAENTTIHFFGRKHCIFSNLVAKITD; translated from the exons ATGGCGCGCCTCCTCGTTCTCGCCGTCACGGCCACGGTTCTCATG GCTCGGTCCGGGCAGCCGGCGTCCGCTGCGTGGACGTTGCCGGCGGAAGCCTTCTGGCGCGCCACCCTGCCCGACGCCCCCATGCCAGAcgccatcctcgagctccagcccCAGTTTGATCACCACACATCAACGGAACAGGGCGCATACATGAATGCAGAGACTGGCACTCCGGAAGGCGCAGTCGCCGAGGACAGCGTGGAGGACAACGACCCGCCGCGGCCCATGAACTTCAACTACGGCTACAACAACGCCTTGCCCCGGAGCGAAGCCACCAGCGCCCCCTCCCCCAACGTCCTACTGAACCGCGCCGCCGTCGTCCGCAACGTCGCCACGCCGTCGTCGGCGGTGTTCTTCCTCGAGGACGCGAGTAAATTGCATgaaaccaccactttgaaggctagctttgcagaaaacactacaatacatttttttgGCAGAAAACACTGCATCTTTAGTAATCTTGTTGCAAAAATCACTGATTGA